The following DNA comes from Pseudophryne corroboree isolate aPseCor3 chromosome 8, aPseCor3.hap2, whole genome shotgun sequence.
CTGCTTGCTGATATTTGTGCTAGAAAAGCAGAATTCTGCATTATTTACAACCACCTTTTATTGAAGCACTGTGCAGGTAACATCAAGATTTCTTACCTGTCTTGATTGAGCAGGCAAACCGCTGGACTGCATTTGTCTCTGCATCTGGGAAGGTTGCATTAGTTGTCTTATCTGTTGCTGGAGAAACTGATTTTTGAGGACTTGCTGAGGCTGCTGTGCAGCTGGAggttgatgttgttgttgttgctgctgctgctgctgctgttgttgttgttgttgctgttgctgAAGATAATGAATTAATGACCCGGGATTAGGCGACAAGTTCATTTTCTGGCCAGAAGAATCAGGTGCAAAGTGGGACAGTGGCTTGGTATTGTTAAAGGAAAAATGATCATGACCTACTGGGTTGTCACTGACTATCCCAGTCTGCAAACCATTGGAAGGCTGCTGCATAATCATATTCATATTTTTTGGCTGGTTTGTGGTcattgacttgaagagtgaagtttGTAGACTGGGCTGGCTCCCTGTAGAAGCAAGACTGGACATCAGAGTATTCTGGGGACTAAATGGCTGCTGATGCAAGGCTGGGCTTGAAAGCTTCTCTGGCTGATAGGGCGGAGAAGGCCCAGCATTGGCAGGTACCATACTTGGCACCATGTTGCTTTGGGGGCTTTTGATGGTATTAGCTGGAATGTTGCTTGAGGCCATATTCTGTAACATGGAGCTCTGTGGACTGAACGGTTGCTGGTTAACAGCCGGACTTGCAATCTTTTCTGACACATAAGGTGGAGAAGGCCTGTTGGGTGGATTGCTGGTAGAAGATATGCTTGATAACAGAGAATTCTGTGAGCCTTGTATGGTATTTCCCTGTAAACTGCCTGTGCTCATGCTGGGTACCATAATATTTTGTGGACTAAAAGGCTGCTGAGGAGAGGATCCAGGTCGATATGGTGGAGAGAGACCTGTAGGTGAAATTGTTGGCCAGCTGGGTGTCGGCACTTGCTGCTTGCCTGAAGAGCCTTGTTTGCTTGCAGCTAGCTGTTTCAGCTGTTGTGCATGCCAGTTTGCACCGGGCATGTTAGCTATTGAGACAGGTAACATAGTCTGTGACTGACTCTTACTCTGAACTGTAGCAATGGGTGACTGGACAGGCTTGTTGGATGGAGCAATAGAATAATTTGTTCCAGCAGATGAGGGTCTGACTTGAGGGGAACCAGCATTGGCAGAACTGCAACCACCAGAGAAATCCTTGCTAGATATATGGTTGTCCAAGTGAGATGATTGTGGGGATGAAAGCTTTGGGGTTGTACTTAAATTTGGTTGTGAATGATTCATGTCAGGCAAGATGATATCCAAGTCATTTGGCGATGGATCAGGCATTTTAGTTAACTCTTCCAAGAGATCCTGTAGTTCTTGATCCACAGAGTGTAGActattgtttttttcttcatatggTACCTTTTGGCCCATATCTGTATTTTGTGGTACAGAGAATGGAGAAGCCATACCTCTCCCATTCATATGGTTATTTTCAAGAAGAACTTGATGACCACCAACACCCAAGGATGAAGAGCCATGATTGGTTGTGTATGGAGAGTGCTGCAAATCAGTGCACGATACACTGGAGCTTGTGGTTTGTGTTTGGCCCATAGGAAGTGTAACATCATCGAGACAGAGTCGCTTGTTGTCACTTGAAAATATGATGTCATTAATGCCAGCGGACACAGGGGAACGGTCATCGTCCACCTTTCTCTTTATGGATCCTTGCAGCTGAAAAATAATAAAAGACACTATTTGTTAATAAATTCACATATACAGTATCTCACTACattcaataaaaatgtaaaaaaaaagcagcagagACTAGTATTGTCCATATTCaaacaaagaaataaaaaaaatatataaaaaagacacTAGTAGAGACTAGTAACAATAACAATATAAACAAATTGTGACTATAATCTAAACGCTAAAATGTATCAGATAAACTGTGGCAATGGCATCAGGTTACCTGCATTATACACCATTATAACAGTCTTTTAACCCCCTGAAACTATAATACTATGAGGTGATGATATTATGTCTAAGATGGCGCAGTCGAAATGATAACTTAGTACAAGGTAACGGAAAGACTAATCCCACCAATCAGTTATCAGTTGTTGCTAAGACTGCCTCTCAATGCTTTTTGACTGGCTGTTTGGGAGCTTAGGTCAAACACTTTGAGACTTCATTAATTTGAATGGATGTCTAAAACTAAGAAAAATGTTCCAatacagtacatgagcattttgctTTAGAAAGTGCCGAGTACAGGTGAAGAATAGAAGGACTGCCTCAAATTCTATGCTCCTAGGAattgtgcaaagaaaaaaaaaccaaatattaaaaatgtatttttgtttttttaagcaaAAATaatccaaacacccccccccccccccccaaaaaaaaaaaaaaaaaaacccagcagagAAAATGGTTTACTGAAACAGAACTATAACTGAACACAACATAGGATTCCAATCTATGTTAAGTGTTATTATAGCGTGTGCAGCCACTGGTTTAATAGCTCTGACATAGGTGTCAACTTGATTAATCTATCATTAACACCACTGCCTCACATAATGAGGAAAAATCTTTATAGCCCTCTGAAAGCACAACAAACAAAGAAACCAAGTAATCAAGATGTTAACAAGATAGAAACTGGACAAAAGCAGTTAAAACAACAAGTTGCACAAGATTTGACGGTGAGTGGTAAGTACTATTCAGTTCCCAAATATCTGATGCATAGAGCCAGGGTGACCAGATACTGTACaatacgggtgtggtattgaaagtcgacagtaacaaggtcgacaatgtctaggtcgacaactactggtcgacagtaactaggtcgacagggtgtctaagtcgacagggtctttaggtcgacatgttctaggtcgacaggtcaaaaggtcgacatgagtttttaatgttattttggtgtcgttttcttcgtagagtgaccgggaaccccaattagtgcaccgcgtcccctctcatggtgccttcgctccgctaccgcttcgctcggcacagattaccgttccaatcgtagtccacgtggattgtaaagtatgaaaaggttaaaaaaaaaaaattgtgaaaaactcatgtcgaccttttgacctgtcgacttagaacatgtcgacctaaagaccctgtcgacctagttactgtcgaccaatagtggtcgacctagacattgtcgacctagttactgtcgactttcagtccggatcccgtacAATACAGACCATCCCATTCTATCATCATTTTAATGTTTTAAAAGGGACATGACCATTAGAAGCATACAGTATATGGGATTGCTAAATTTCCCAAaaatttacttatttttatttgatactagctggagtacccggcgtagcccgggattttaagaatgtttgtttccaaaaataaatgtaaatattaaaacacacagtataaataacattgtagatagctgaatacccgtgcttcgctacgggatgaggatggtaaattagaatgatagttgttcgttaatttacgttggctggagatctagtatataggcatatctagcTTCCTTGATGCACTTTGTGTATTGGCCGGATCCCTTTTtaatcccccaagggaccctgctcttcccactatacaactctcagtctatggcttcctgatgcctccattcccctcctcacatcatgtcagtgcccctgtgaaattatcgttttttttttacagtttcttatatagcggtccaggcattcgggagttatgctgtctcctgaaatactctgtgctgctatcccacCCCTAGGCGTGCTAGGGTTGTCTaatccccacagagtttgttcccagactgtaagtcagatgtgtaccaagattggtgtaaattgatccaggccttccacagttttgctgtctgttgacatactctgtgctgctgtcccacccctaggggtgctacgggtgtctgacccccacagtgtttgtttccagagtgtaagtcatatgtgtaccaagtttgttgtaaattgctgcaggcattccagagttatgctgtctgctgaaatactcaatgctgctgcctcacccctaggggtgctaggggtgtcttccctccacagtgtttgttggcagattgtaaggcatatgtgtaccaatttttgagtacattgctccagcaattccggagttatgctgtctcctgatatactctgaaatctctagcacccctaggggggctgaCAGCAgcacaaattgttttagttgcctccgccgtgttttaatacgctcgtatgtaaaatgtcATGgttttcgcttgtaaactgtggatttgtatagaaagacagaaggacaaatttttcatttttatatattagatttgTTTTTTTTCCTATTACATTTTTGCTTGGTCTGCAGTCTCAATTGCTTTTCACAATTATATTGTGCTGAAACAAAAAAATTGGGTAATTAGTATTATCTTATTGTATAGGTTTGCTAAATATCAAAGTAAGGAGTAGCTGCTGTAGAGGTAAGGAGTATCTGCGCACATCCTTAAGATTAACCATCATGATTTTAACTAGCAGTAAAacaaagaaatatttttttttgtggggTTTCAGGCCCTTTGCTTGTCTGTgcactactgcctcacagcgctgagtcatgggttcaattcccactatgttgctaactgtgtggagtttgtatattctccccatacttgcgtgggtttcctccatgtactccggtttccttccacaatccaaaaatatactggtaggttaattggctccaaacaaaaatttTCACTAGCGTGAGTATATatacgtgtacatgtgatagggaatatagattgtaagctccgctggggcagggactgatgtgaatggccaaatattctctctaaagcgctgcagaatatgtgttcgctatataaataactggtaatatgacAAAGCTCTTACAGATGTAGCAATGCGGCATACTAAATtacggcttgctgcatggcgtgccatgctgtgactattcgcagctggcGATCGTTCAATTAATTCCATTAGGAAATAATGGCGCAATCGCCggctgcaaatagtcgcagcctgCCACGCCATGCAGCAAGCCATAATGCAGTATGCCGCATCGcactaagatgagcatggctatatctgtacatATTTTTATCATCAATTCATAACCTTACTAGCACAACAGGTTAGTTTCCGATTTACTGGTCCATATACTAGCCACTGGCTGTAAAGTCTCCTATCCGCTGATTGATCACTCTTCTGCGTCAGCTGTGTGACTCACTGTGCTCCTGCGTTTATGCCACAATCGCCAGAAAGTTGTCCTAAGGGGCCACTTGTTGCCCATCACTGATTTATATTCTCTTCAAAATTGTTTGGGAAGTAACAAAGAAAGCAAGCACAACAGAGTGCATGCAATGTATTCACCAAGGACTTGGCAGGCcctgcacatatatacacactgctacatAATAACATTGTGTTATCTACATATTTTGTTTCCAAGATGATTGTAATATTCCCTGGGGCTCTGTAAATCCCAATAGCTTTACGCAAGTACTCGTGCTCCACAAAATGTAAACCCTGAATGCAAAAGCTAGGAGTTTCTTAGTAAATATACATGCTATGTGCCTGCGGCAGGAGATTTTTGTTTTTAGCAAAGTCTCAGTAATACCTAAGCCCCTCTTCCCTGCCACAGATCCTGCAACTCTTAGGAGTGAGGAGGTACTCATCCATTTTCATAGCCCCCCTGCAGTTTTTCTTTGTCTATTCTCAGCAGACGTTTTATTTTAGCATTAAATAGCTTATCCCCTCCTTTACAACACGTTCCACATGCCTCAATTCTAAATCTTGACCTCAATAATGGATATTTTTGTGGTGGACTCCAATTTATTTCTCCTAGCAACCTAAATGAAAATATTTTTGGGGGTAAAATAAAAGGATCattcaatgttaaaaaaaaaaaaactaaaaaaaaccccTTCATGATCTGTCTACAACAAGGGGATCTTAAGTTTGTTCGTGAAATCCATCCTGAAATGAGATTCTGAATGAGGTTCCGCACAATAGTCTCATGCTTGCGTTTTATGCCAGAGGAATTGTGCCCAACGTGTTCCCAGTAATATCACTAACCACACAGCACAGCAGAATGGACTGACCACGGTCATCCCAGATCTGCTCAGACTATAAACTCTATAAAATGGGATTTTACAAATATAGTGTGAAATACCAGTTCATGCAATGGCGACGCAAAAGCTGAACTCAGAAACT
Coding sequences within:
- the MAMLD1 gene encoding mastermind-like domain-containing protein 1 isoform X2 — protein: MLLVSQRIEAPRMEPYIPLQGSIKRKVDDDRSPVSAGINDIIFSSDNKRLCLDDVTLPMGQTQTTSSSVSCTDLQHSPYTTNHGSSSLGVGGHQVLLENNHMNGRGMASPFSVPQNTDMGQKVPYEEKNNSLHSVDQELQDLLEELTKMPDPSPNDLDIILPDMNHSQPNLSTTPKLSSPQSSHLDNHISSKDFSGGCSSANAGSPQVRPSSAGTNYSIAPSNKPVQSPIATVQSKSQSQTMLPVSIANMPGANWHAQQLKQLAASKQGSSGKQQVPTPSWPTISPTGLSPPYRPGSSPQQPFSPQNIMVPSMSTGSLQGNTIQGSQNSLLSSISSTSNPPNRPSPPYVSEKIASPAVNQQPFSPQSSMLQNMASSNIPANTIKSPQSNMVPSMVPANAGPSPPYQPEKLSSPALHQQPFSPQNTLMSSLASTGSQPSLQTSLFKSMTTNQPKNMNMIMQQPSNGLQTGIVSDNPVGHDHFSFNNTKPLSHFAPDSSGQKMNLSPNPGSLIHYLQQQQQQQQQQQQQQQQQQHQPPAAQQPQQVLKNQFLQQQIRQLMQPSQMQRQMQSSGLPAQSRQDPNAGIVPRMQEPGSIPSAGPGPTPLTANGYIRNAILKEQIMRRQQVKPRPNMMSMTSEQRSAFVAQQMNQFQTLPQTLRTDCVQPMPTPPQSHRMITSSQGMIQNSMGTGITPSTMNQNSGTMVMIPHNTGKQQGIFPASSDFNMPLRQSQNALSMTSGCQTVHSQSTARPGMTLSGYTSSSLINHSAAQQHLRQSNISRIPNVYANPSTQMWTQAGVSRIPGQNQMDPSMQQFPNNPLFTKQTVRPNMTSQQFSHQGMVPPNQIAPGVQIRQMQKLGLSQANQGVGSLNSPNIGTSLSRGQLAALNTMKAMPQGVSTYNQMNSGQLGPPSYGPAAVQTPETFDRISCGVELHQYDFVTAQNNSVLSANCNEADFIDCLMKGGSSSSTDEDWLNNLTILDDILGQHSQNPGPV
- the MAMLD1 gene encoding mastermind-like domain-containing protein 1 isoform X1, with protein sequence MLLVSQRIEAPRMEPYIPLQGSIKRKVDDDRSPVSAGINDIIFSSDNKRLCLDDVTLPMGQTQTTSSSVSCTDLQHSPYTTNHGSSSLGVGGHQVLLENNHMNGRGMASPFSVPQNTDMGQKVPYEEKNNSLHSVDQELQDLLEELTKMPDPSPNDLDIILPDMNHSQPNLSTTPKLSSPQSSHLDNHISSKDFSGGCSSANAGSPQVRPSSAGTNYSIAPSNKPVQSPIATVQSKSQSQTMLPVSIANMPGANWHAQQLKQLAASKQGSSGKQQVPTPSWPTISPTGLSPPYRPGSSPQQPFSPQNIMVPSMSTGSLQGNTIQGSQNSLLSSISSTSNPPNRPSPPYVSEKIASPAVNQQPFSPQSSMLQNMASSNIPANTIKSPQSNMVPSMVPANAGPSPPYQPEKLSSPALHQQPFSPQNTLMSSLASTGSQPSLQTSLFKSMTTNQPKNMNMIMQQPSNGLQTGIVSDNPVGHDHFSFNNTKPLSHFAPDSSGQKMNLSPNPGSLIHYLQQQQQQQQQQQQQQQQQQHQPPAAQQPQQVLKNQFLQQQIRQLMQPSQMQRQMQSSGLPAQSRQLQPIPQCCTDRSTLCCCELSDDVIGYRVSCPHPLQMWEHPDKQEMESDNKKDPNAGIVPRMQEPGSIPSAGPGPTPLTANGYIRNAILKEQIMRRQQVKPRPNMMSMTSEQRSAFVAQQMNQFQTLPQTLRTDCVQPMPTPPQSHRMITSSQGMIQNSMGTGITPSTMNQNSGTMVMIPHNTGKQQGIFPASSDFNMPLRQSQNALSMTSGCQTVHSQSTARPGMTLSGYTSSSLINHSAAQQHLRQSNISRIPNVYANPSTQMWTQAGVSRIPGQNQMDPSMQQFPNNPLFTKQTVRPNMTSQQFSHQGMVPPNQIAPGVQIRQMQKLGLSQANQGVGSLNSPNIGTSLSRGQLAALNTMKAMPQGVSTYNQMNSGQLGPPSYGPAAVQTPETFDRISCGVELHQYDFVTAQNNSVLSANCNEADFIDCLMKGGSSSSTDEDWLNNLTILDDILGQHSQNPGPV